The following coding sequences are from one Salvia hispanica cultivar TCC Black 2014 chromosome 3, UniMelb_Shisp_WGS_1.0, whole genome shotgun sequence window:
- the LOC125216905 gene encoding uncharacterized protein LOC125216905, translating to MLGLVDYVKKLWPFTTLFFHNDLRESDRIVSKLSIPESTKHFVYAIRESQSVIYVLAVQNLSERSAADAECLIREIKPDAVVVQLSESDMDGLKETRVGLISDGDTVPTSVFEVLMNCFMHKANKEKYEDVAGSLVLREIFGVSFNGHLVAAKNAAEEVGSSFLMLDSPFVKCNFDGSVEGESEGEDSGKGGLHGLFGLQMSSLVSKSVGSSIVSLNSRAFRALDEVQSRMVKSLSSILLPASPPMKLVGGEEVRALADYEVPQFARSVYALLVDLHDIFVDIPSMGTALACAQKMLCDVNKGGTVDNRVLSEVYAFPIAVEGLRIALSNAGRVVRKPAMAKCEFSDLPMDDQAHSIVAQALRSQANKYKSIVAVVDASGLAGLRRNWKTEVPLEVKHMVDQLVINLDDDSTQGNRKWKLADKPMVAVGAGATAVLGASSFSKVVPVSTLMKVATLNVPASLQILLAQTHKAVLLALGKGLGPTKLVAPGMASSTLKGTTFKAVVSAEKIRAVTHGVIASAEKTSLTAMRSAFYEIMRKRQVRRVGVAPWATFGCSIATCAGLLACGDGIECAAESIPSAPSIASLGRGIQNLHQASEVVRLAESSRVERSIESLLHKFKNLKIKIQ from the coding sequence ATGCTGGGCCTGGTGGATTATGTTAAAAAGCTATGGCCTTTCACCACTCTATTTTTCCACAACGACTTGAGGGAATCGGATAGGATTGTCAGCAAATTATCGATTCCCGAAAGCACGAAGCATTTCGTCTACGCGATTCGCGAATCGCAGTCCGTGATATACGTGCTAGCCGTCCAGAATCTGTCGGAGAGGTCGGCTGCTGATGCCGAGTGTTTGATCAGGGAGATTAAGCCCGATGCAGTTGTTGTGCAATTGAGTGAATCGGATATGGATGGATTGAAGGAAACTAGGGTTGGATTGATTAGTGATGGTGATACTGTTCCCACCTCTGTGTTTGAGGTTTTGATGAATTGCTTTATGCACAAGGCTAATAAGGAGAAGTATGAGGATGTTGCAGGGAGTTTGGTGTTGAGGGAGATTTTCGGGGTGAGTTTCAATGGACACCTTGTTGCAGCCAAGAATGCTGCTGAGGAAGTAGGCTCTTCCTTCTTGATGCTTGACTCGCCTTTCGTGAAATGCAACTTTGATGGCAGTGTTGAGGGCGAGTCGGAAGGGGAAGATTCAGGAAAAGGTGGCTTACATGGTTTGTTCGGTTTGCAGATGAGTAGTTTGGTTTCCAAGAGTGTAGGGAGTTCGATTGTGTCTCTGAACTCAAGGGCCTTCCGTGCCTTAGATGAAGTCCAGTCTCGGATGGTGAAGTCTTTGTCGTCCATCTTACTTCCTGCGAGCCCACCTATGAAGTTGGTGGGTGGTGAGGAGGTTCGTGCGCTGGCTGATTATGAGGTGCCACAGTTTGCAAGATCTGTGTACGCTCTGCTTGTTGATTTGCATGACATCTTTGTGGATATACCGTCTATGGGGACGGCTTTGGCCTGTGCACAGAAGATGCTGTGTGATGTCAACAAGGGGGGAACTGTTGACAATAGGGTCCTTTCTGAGGTTTATGCATTCCCCATCGCGGTTGAGGGGCTGCGGATTGCTCTGAGCAATGCAGGTCGGGTGGTTAGGAAGCCTGCCATGGCTAAGTGTGAGTTTTCTGACCTCCCCATGGATGATCAAGCTCACTCCATTGTTGCACAGGCTCTTCGAAGCCAGGCAAATAAGTACAAATCTATAGTTGCAGTTGTTGATGCTAGTGGATTAGCCGGGCTTAGGAGGAACTGGAAGACTGAGGTCCCTTTGGAGGTTAAACATATGGTTGATCAGCTTGTCATCAATCTTGATGATGATTCCACGCAAGGGAACAGAAAATGGAAGCTAGCGGATAAGCCCATGGTGGCGGTAGGAGCTGGTGCAACAGCGGTTCTTGGAGCCTCCTCCTTCTCCAAGGTTGTTCCAGTATCGACTTTGATGAAAGTTGCAACTCTTAACGTCCCGGCCTCTCTGCAAATTTTGTTGGCGCAGACGCACAAGGCTGTTCTTTTGGCTCTTGGGAAGGGTCTTGGTCCGACAAAGCTGGTGGCTCCTGGGATGGCGAGTTCCACGCTGAAAGGCACGACTTTTAAGGCTGTGGTGTCGGCTGAGAAGATACGTGCTGTAACTCACGGTGTGATAGCTTCTGCTGAGAAAACAAGCCTCACAGCGATGAGATCAGCGTTCTACGAAATAATGAGGAAGCGCCAAGTGCGGAGAGTTGGAGTGGCGCCATGGGCGACCTTCGGGTGTAGCATTGCAACCTGCGCAGGGTTACTCGCGTGTGGAGATGGGATCGAGTGTGCTGCTGAATCGATCCCTTCTGCTCCTTCGATTGCGAGCTTGGGCCGCGGAATCCAAAACTTGCACCAGGCGTCTGAAGTTGTGAGGCTTGCTGAGAGTTCAAGAGTAGAGAGATCAATAGAATCACTGCTGCATAAGTTtaagaatttgaaaataaagattcagtag
- the LOC125214074 gene encoding nitrate regulatory gene2 protein-like, translated as MGASNSRLEEDKSLQLCRARKKFIKQALNGRCSLAAAHTAYIGELKIIGAALRRFVEPDHLQVESLVYPSITATPQLLALTDKSFHRLSSLSPSQSQDADATENLLPSPSPRVSSQYQAHLMKFTGTVSSKIEEKPPVPVVVSVDSTEGPESPWDYFGLFHHADNDYSAQGKRMFDQGSEDSDEIRHLRKEEGIPDLEDVRVSVSSEETHGSEEEFDEPPIASLVRSFKNVNTGAEGVSNGESAISTESETTHHMNGRKADAVNGSSAERHPEAVVSETNPANGRKNNSPGLSLHRNDKEARADGRGALEDKVVPKDFYSSISDIEQLFVKASESGKEVPRMLEANKLHFRPVLTGRERRLAATSLLKSCFSCGKDPSEVQQEPSQNSVKYLTWPRSASFRSLSSRNLVATNSNGDIADPNNSLFDNFCMVSGSHASTLDRLYAWEKKLYDEVKASEALQSSFEQKCKLLRQRESRGENTEKTRAAAKDLHSRITVAIHRINAISQKIEVIRDTELQPQLEELIEELRKMWETMMDCHKLQELIISKSHAPGSTKLKMQSDSQRQIIIQLGYRLSSLSSSFTKWISAQKIYVEAIDKWLFKCVSVPQKKPSKRNRRMRPPSMRHCGPPIYMLCGAWLEMIDTLPSKGVADSIKELAAEVAQFLPRQEKKQARANRNEAAMDTLRDLDFAVPRLDRVRTSLEGFLVKLNSFAECSLRMFTELQKATQDAKMNYEQFLLQRSQSQVMV; from the exons ATGGGGGCTTCGAATTCCCGGTTGGAGGAAGACAAGAGCCTGCAGCTCTGCCGCGCTAGGAAGAAGTTCATCAAGCAAGCACTTAATGGCAGGTGTTCTCTTGCAGCAGCTCACACTGCTTATATTGGGGAATTGAAAATCATAGGAGCTGCTTTGAGGAGATTTGTGGAACCTGATCATCTTCAAGTTGAATCTTTAGTCTATCCATCAATAACTGCTACTCCTCAGCTCCTTGCTTTGACTGACAAGTCTTTCCATCGGTTATCTTCCTTGTCTCCGTCTCAATCACAAGATGCCGATGCAACAGAGAATCTGTTGCCATCCCCTTCACCTCGAGTCTCGAGCCAGTACCAGGCTCATCTTATGAAATTTACAGGGACAGTTTCCagcaaaattgaagaaaagcCTCCTGTTCCTGTTGTGGTATCAGTTGATTCAACGGAAGGACCTGAGTCTCCTTGGGATTATTTTGGCCTGTTCCACCATGCGGACAATGACTATTCTGCTCAAGGAAAGAGAATGTTTGATCAGGGTTCCGAGGACTCTGATGAGATTAGGCATCTTAGGAAAGAGGAAGGGATTCCTGATTTGGAGGATGTACGTGTGAGTGTGTCCTCAGAGGAAACACATGGATCAGAAGAAGAATTTGATGAACCTCCTATAGCTTCACTTGttagaagttttaaaaatgtcaacaccgGGGCAGAGGGTGTCAGCAATGGTGAGTCAGCCATTAGTACAGAATCAGAAACCACACATCATATGAACGGAAGGAAAGCTGATGCTGTAAATGGTAGTTCAGCCGAAAGGCATCCTGAAGCTGTAGTATCGGAAACCAATCCTGCAAATGGGAGAAAAAATAACTCTCCTGGTCTATCGCTTCACAGAAATGATAAGGAAGCTAGAGCTGATGGCAGAGGTGCACTTGAAGACAAAGTTGTGCCTAAGGACTTCTATTCTAGCATCAGTGACATTGAACAGCTCTTTGTTAAAGCATCTGAATCTGGAAAAGAAGTTCCACGGATGCTTGAAGCAAATAAACTCCATTTCCGTCCAGTTTTGACTGGGAGAGAAC GTAGGTTAGCAGCTACATCACTACTAAAGTCTTGTTTCTCTTGTGGGAAAGATCCAAGTGAGGTTCAACAAG AGCCTTCTCAAAATTCAGTCAAGTACTTAACATGGCCCCGGTCAGCATCATTTCGTTCTCTATCATCTCGAAATCTTGTAGCTACAAACTCCAATGGTGATATTGCTGATCCTAATAACAGTCTATTCGACAACTTCTGCATGGTGTCTGGAAGCCATGCCTCAACCTTAGATAGGCTTTACGCATGGGAGAAGAAACTCTATGACGAAGTGAAG GCTAGTGAGGCACTTCAAAGTAGTTTTGAACAGAAATGCAAGCTTCTTCGACAGAGAGAATCACGCGGAGAGAATACTGAAAAAACTCGTGCAGCAGCCAAAGATCTACATTCAAGAATTACAGTGGCTATTCACAGAATCAATGCAATCTCACAGAAAATAGAAGTTATTAGAGATACCGAACTTCAGCCACAGCTCGAGGAGTTAATTGAGGA GTTACGGAAGATGTGGGAAACAATGATGGATTGCCACAAGCTGCAGGAGCTCATCATATCGAAATCTCATGCCCCCGGAagcacaaaattgaaaatgcaGTCAGATTCACAAAGACAAATCATCATCCAGCTCGGGTACAGACTCAGCTCTCTATCATCCAGCTTCACGAAATGGATCAGCGCCCAGAAAATCTACGTGGAAGCCATCGACAAGTGGCTCTTCAAGTGCGTCTCAGTGCCACAGAAGAAACCTTCCAAGAGGAACAGAAGGATGAGGCCACCATCCATGAGACACTGTGGTCCGCCTATATACATGCTATGCGGTGCCTGGCTGGAAATGATCGACACCCTGCCTTCGAAAGGTGTTGCTGATTCTATCAAGGAACTGGCTGCGGAAGTTGCTCAGTTTCTGCCTCGTCAAGAGAAGAAGCAGGCCAGAGCCAACAGAAATGAGGCTGCAATGGATACGTTGAGAGATCTCGACTTTGCTGTGCCTCGTCTGGACCGTGTTAGGACGAGCTTGGAAGGTTTTCTTGTGAAACTAAACAGCTTTGCAGAATGTTCGCTGAGGATGTTTACTGAATTGCAGAAGGCCACCCAAGATGCCAAGATGAACTATGAACAGTTTTTGTTGCAACGATCACAGTCTCAGGTTATGGTCTGA
- the LOC125214075 gene encoding NDR1/HIN1-like protein 13, which produces MAAAADSPPPPPSTTAPPQAESDQIKKPPPPNLAPPPATYVVRVPRDQIFYIPPPGNAAKYEKFSRGRERRSFCCRCCCFTLCLLFLLIIATAVSAVAVYLVFRFQSPSYTVTKVAIHGMNLTSAAPISPRFDVAVRAENPNLKVGIYYLKESSVNVYYDGVMLGYGVLPDFYQPRKNVTVVRATVAGSDVVLGDAVKTKLRNAQSRGKVPLVLTVEAPVKFKVGAVKTWEITAEVKCDVVLDKLSDKAQIVSKHCDYSVRLFG; this is translated from the coding sequence ATGGCTGCCGCCGCAGACTCTCCGCCTCCTCCGCCTTCAACCACCGCACCACCACAAGCTGAATCCGACCAGATTAAGAAGCCTCCGCCTCCGAATCTCGCTCCTCCACCCGCAACCTACGTCGTCCGGGTACCGAGAGACCAGATCTTCTACATTCCGCCGCCGGGGAACGCCGCAAAATACGAGAAGTTCAGCCGCGGTAGAGAACGCCGGAGCTTCTGCTGCAGATGCTGCTGCTTCACCTTAtgcctcctcttcctcctgaTCATCGCCACCGCCGTCTCCGCCGTAGCGGTGTACCTCGTCTTCAGATTCCAATCGCCGAGTTACACCGTGACCAAAGTCGCTATACACGGAATGAATCTAACTTCCGCGGCGCCGATCTCACCGCGATTCGACGTCGCCGTCAGAGCCGAGAACCCTAATCTCAAGGTCGGCATCTACTATTTGAAGGAAAGCTCCGTAAATGTTTACTACGACGGAGTGATGCTAGGCTACGGCGTTTTGCCCGATTTCTACCAGCCGAGGAAGAATGTGACGGTGGTGCGGGCGACGGTGGCGGGTTCCGATGTCGTTCTCGGCGATGCCGTTAAAACGAAGTTAAGGAATGCGCAGAGCCGCGGGAAAGTGCCGTTAGTGTTGACGGTGGAAGCCCCCGTTAAGTTTAAAGTGGGAGCCGTTAAGACGTGGGAAATCACCGCCGAGGTGAAGTGCGACGTCGTTTTGGACAAGTTGAGTGATAAAGCACAAATTGTTTCTAAGCATTGTGATTATAGCGTTAGACTTTTTGGATAG
- the LOC125213983 gene encoding serrate RNA effector molecule-like, translating into MTEVLSTTDEDNDRRGEKDTDEKPPEAAPSDAPPGDASPPPPPPQPPRRGIRDRERDSRDRRDDRDYDRPPRREYYDRNRSPPPPPPRERDYHKRGRMSPSPPPPPYRDRRGGGPHSPPPRRSPPFPPYKRRRDDGYDGRRGSPRGGYGHGDRRFGYDHPGGYDRENGGRPGYPDERTHGRYMGRGGGGYQGDWDSGRGAFADTFGAGGTQREGMMSYKQFIQELEDDILPSEAERRYQEYRTEYISTQKRTYFNSHKDEEWLKDKYHPTNLLAVIERRNELAKKLAKDFQHDLQGGTLDIGPAFSPSSSNKADQSSEPNSEDETDGKRRRPSRGGAKESELSSAPKAHPVSSETRRIQIDIEQAQALVRKLDKEKGIEENILSRSDNDRISRDKSHGSSSGPVVIVRGLNTIKGLEGVELLDTLLTYLWRIHGVDYYGLFETNEPKGLRHIRVEGKDPDGIGNGNEWEKKLDSHWEERLKNLDPLEVMTAKEKIDAAAVDALDPHVRKIRDEKYGWKYGCGAKGCTKLFHAAEFVHKHLKLKHPEVVMEVTSKVREELYFQNYMNDENAPGAAPVMQPSLREKTQRRRPGPDNRLRDDRGNRRERDNRANGSEHFDRSENPQAGDFNNSDGAAGNNPDEPMFDSYGGQGIPVAAFPSDIPPPVLMPVPGAGPLGPFVPAPPEVAMRMLRDQGGPAPFEGGRNGRSGHQLGGPSPIIAMPPALRQDPRNLRSYNDLDAPDDEVTVIDYRSL; encoded by the exons ATGACCGAAGTTCTGAGCACCACCGACGAAGATAACGACCGCCGCGGCGAAAAGGACACCGACGAAAAGCCTCCCGAAGCCGCCCCCTCCGATGCTCCCCCGGGGGACGCGTCACCGCCGCCCCCTCCGCCTCAACCGCCGCGCCGCGGCATCCGAGACCGAGAGCGCGACTCCCGTGATCGGCGTGATGACCGGGACTATGACCGTCCTCCGCGTCGCGAGTACTATGATCGGAACCGATCGCCGCCTCCGCCCCCACCGCGGGAAAGAGATTATCATAAGCGCGGCAGGATGAGCCCGAGCCCCCCTCCGCCTCCATATCGAGACCGGCGCGGAGGAGGTCCGCATTCTCCGCCTCCTAGAAGGTCTCCGCCGTTTCCTCCGTACAAGCGGAGGAGGGACGATGGTTATGATGGTAGGAGAGGGAGTCCGAGAGGAGGATATGGCCATGGGGATCGAAG GTTTGGGTATGATCATCCTGGTGGATATGACCGTGAAAACGGGGGCAGACCTGGCTATCCTGATGAAAGAACTCATGGTCGATATATGGGCCGCGGAGGTGGTGGCTACCAAGGCG ATTGGGATTCTGGTCGTGGTGCTTTTGCTGATACATTTGGTGCTGGTGGAACCCAAAG GGAAGGAATGATGTCTTACAAGCAGTTCATTCAGGAGCTTGAAGATGATATCTTGCCTTCTGAAGCAGAGCGCAG ATATCAAGAGTACCGGACAGAATACATATCAACCCAGAAACGAACTTACTTCAATTCACATAAAGATGAAGAATG GTTGAAAGACAAATATCATCCAACAAACTTGCTCGCTGTCATAGAACG GAGGAACGAACTTGCGAAGAAGTTGGCAAAGGATTTTCAGCATGATCTGCAGGGAGGGACTTTGGATAT AGGTCCTGCTTTTAGTCCTTCCTCATCAAACAAGGCGGACCAATCCAGTGAGCCCAATTCTGAAGATGAAACAGATGGCAAAAGAAGGCGGCCCAGTCGGGGTGGAGCCAAGGAATCTGAACTTTCTTCTGCCCCAAAGGCTCACCCTGTCAGTTCTGAGACTAGACGAATTCAGATTGACATTGAACAAGCTCAGGCTCTTGTACGGAAACTTGATAAGGAAAAAGGAATTGAGGAAAACATTTTATCTCGATCTGATAATGATAGAATTAGCAGAGATAAATCTCATGGAAGTTCAAGTGGTCCGGTCGTCATTGTAAGGGgtttaaatacaataaaaggTCTGGAGGGGGTTGAGCTTCTGGACACTCTTCTGACTTATCTCTGGCGTATTCATGGAGTTGATTATTATGGGTTGTTTGAAACAAATGAACCCAAAGGTCTCCGGCATATTAGAGTTGAGGGGAAGGACCCTGATGGAATTGGTAATGGGAACGAGTGGGAGAAGAAATTAGATTCTCATTGGGAAGAGAGACTAAAAAATTTAGATCCTTTGGAAGTAATGACTGCGAAGGAAAAGATAGATGCTGCAGCTGTTGATGCTTTGGATCCACATGTCCGCAAAATTAGGGATGAAAAATATGGCTGGAAGTATGGATGTGGAGCTAAAGGTTGTACAAAGCTCTTCCACGCTGCAGAGTTTGTTCACAAACATTTGAAGTTGAAACACCCAGAAGTTGTGATGGAAGTGACATCAAAAGTGCGGGAAGAGTTGTACTTCCAGAACTACATGAA TGATGAAAATGCACCTGGAGCGGCGCCTGTCATGCAGCCCTCATTG AGGGAAAAGACACAAAGACGAAGACCTGGTCCAGATAACAGATTGAGAGATGATAGGGGGAACCGCAGAGAACGTGATAATCGTGCAAATGGCAGTGAACACTTTGATAGGTCTGAGAATCCTCAGGCTGGGGATTTCAACAATAGTGATGGTGCTGCCGGGAACAACCCAGACGAACCAATGTTTGATTCTTATGGTGGGCAAGGCATTCCTGTTGCTGCTTTCCCTTCAGACATACCTCCTCCTGTTCTGATGCCTGTTCCTGGTGCTGG CCCACTCGGTCCTTTTGTTCCTGCCCCACCTGAGGTTGCTATGCGGATGTTACGAGACCAAGGGGGCCCTGCGCCATTTGAGGGAGGCAGAAATGGGAGGTCTGGACATCAGTTAGGTGGACCTTCCCCAATAATTGCTATGCCACCTGCACTTCGGCAGGATCCTCGTAACCTGCGAAG CTACAATGATCTGGATGCTCCAGATGATGAGGTGACAGTTATAGACTACAGGAGCTTGTAA
- the LOC125213459 gene encoding ETHYLENE INSENSITIVE 3-like 1 protein, whose translation MMMFEDMGFGDIEFFQSLPVKGADMCALPPAESEAEAEDDDYSDEEIDLDELEKRMWRDKMRLKRLKEMSKGKEGVECVKQRLSHSHTQEQARRKKMSRAQDGILKYMLKMMEVCNAQGFVYGIIPENGKPVSGASDNLREWWKEKVRFDRNGPAAIAKYLSDNKIPGEKEGCSAIGPTPHTLQELQDTTLGSLLSALMQHCDPPQRRFPLEKGVSPPWWPTGNEEWWHQLGLQRDQGGPPPYKKPHDLKKAFKVGVLTAVIKHMSPDIAKIRKLVRQSKGLQDKMTAKESTTWLAIVNQEEAIARVLYPNHRPPLSSSEGSGPFPINEYDVEGAEASSFDVHEQKPNPLALFHPPIKDETIINLDFSKKRKLINEANGSTMMVDQPPALYNDTRYGFRGRTWRDNHNHLPEFGVSSFNNNNGMKLPTAFPPNPGSFDLSGAGVPEDGQRMISELMSCYESNLNAGNNNKEVETVNVADNAGLFRSADCFPTMFSSPFDMCASADFGEGFPRDNMAKQDGSMWY comes from the coding sequence ATGATGATGTTTGAAGACATGGGGTTTGGTGACATTGAGTTCTTCCAATCTCTCCCTGTAAAGGGAGCAGATATGTGTGCCCTGCCGCCTGCGGAGTCTGAGGCTGAGGCAGAGGATGATGACTACTCCGATGAGGAGATAGATTTGGATGAGCTCGAGAAGAGAATGTGGAGGGACAAGATGCGGCTGAAGCGGCTCAAGGAGATGAGCAAGGGGAAAGAAGGTGTTGAGTGTGTGAAGCAACGGCTTTCACATTCGCATACGCAGGAGCAGgcgaggaggaagaagatgtCGAGGGCGCAGGATGGGATCTTGAAGTACATGTTGAAAATGATGGAAGTGTGCAACGCTCAGGGGTTCGTGTATGGGATCATCCCGGAGAATGGCAAGCCCGTGAGTGGGGCGTCCGACAATCTGAGGGAGTGGTGGAAGGAGAAGGTGAGGTTTGATCGCAACGGGCCAGCTGCGATAGCTAAGTACCTGTCGGATAACAAGATCCCGGGCGAGAAGGAGGGGTGTAGCGCTATTGGTCCGACTCCTCACACGCTGCAGGAGCTTCAGGACACCACCCTCGGGTCTCTGCTGTCGGCTCTGATGCAGCACTGCGACCCTCCACAGAGGCGATTCCCGTTGGAGAAGGGGGTTTCGCCTCCGTGGTGGCCGACTGGGAATGAGGAGTGGTGGCATCAGCTAGGCCTGCAGAGGGACCAGGGCGGCCCTCCGCCTTACAAGAAGCCTCACGACTTGAAGAAGGCGTTCAAGGTTGGCGTCCTGACCGCGGTCATCAAGCACATGTCTCCCGACATTGCAAAGATCCGTAAGCTCGTGAGGCAGTCCAAGGGTTTGCAGGACAAAATGACGGCCAAGGAGAGCACGACCTGGCTGGCCATTGTTAACCAAGAGGAAGCCATTGCTCGGGTACTCTACCCCAACCACCGCCCGCCCCTGTCCTCCTCCGAGGGCAGCGGACCATTCCCCATCAATGAGTACGACGTGGAAGGGGCTGAGGCGTCTAGCTTTGACGTGCACGAGCAGAAGCCTAACCCGCTCGCTCTGTTTCATCCCCCCATCAAGGATGAAACCATCATCAACTTGGACTTCTCCAAGAAGCGAAAATTGATCAACGAGGCTAATGGCTCGACGATGATGGTGGATCAACCACCGGCACTCTACAACGACACTCGCTACGGGTTTCGTGGTCGAACATGGAGGGACAACCACAACCACCTGCCTGAGTTTGGGGTCTCGAGCTTCAATAACAACAACGGGATGAAGCTGCCAACTGCGTTTCCTCCAAATCCAGGCTCTTTCGATCTGTCTGGAGCTGGGGTTCCGGAAGACGGGCAGAGGATGATCAGCGAGCTTATGTCGTGTTACGAGAGCAATTTGAATGCAGGTAATAATAACAAGGAGGTGGAGACTGTGAACGTAGCCGATAATGCTGGGCTGTTCCGGTCGGCTGATTGTTTCCCGACGATGTTTAGCTCGCCGTTCGACATGTGTGCGTCGGCGGACTTTGGCGAGGGCTTTCCGAGGGACAACATGGCGAAGCAGGATGGGTCTATGTGGTACTAG
- the LOC125211319 gene encoding uncharacterized protein LOC125211319 → MATNAIRDALMKNSNFGSQAFSSKGLFSGSFVGASSSATYLAIATPFAYRALFGDGPLHITYCDAGAVLDEDFSSVMQSGQVGYVDASVGVKSSKSFSTWNTYGNEVRDSFKQYDIQLKPLFSAFHWKNFGLTSLRSFMLFYLPLLEPRPPREDDEEDFLVENPEEHHVDLVEPFKKSVIQIARETSVVTTRRILERLAVHFASQRIAWKLLKDVPKSAIRKAARKMPTCTFCFCVSRTTLRGHLLGVVASWAVQVGINIYGFLYTITKSKNDSDATIDTTEEIKTLGKKVYGTSVRCVSSLVFASIGAGIGATLIRPSTGQWVGCLLGDLGGPIIVTFCFEKLGWPL, encoded by the exons ATGGCGACCAATGCAATTCGTGATGCGCTTATGAAAAATTCCAACTTTGGGAGCCAAGCTTTCAGCTCCAAAGGCCTATTCTCCGGAAGCTTCGTGGGGgcctcctcctccgccactTATCTCGCCATTGCAACTCCTTTTGCTTATCGAGCTTTGTTTGG GGATGGCCCTTTGCACATTACCTATTGTGATGCTGGTGCAGTCCTAGATGAAGATTTCAGTTCTGTTATGCAGAGCGGGCAAGTTGGCTATGTTGATGCATCTGTTGGTGTGAAGAGCAGTAAAAGTTTTTCCACTTGGAATACTTACGGGAATGAAGTAAGAGATAGTTTCAAGCAGTATGATATCCAGTTGAAACCACTCTTCTCAGCATTTCATTGGAAAAATTTTGGCCTGACATCATTGAGGTCTTTTATGTTATTCTATTTGCCTCTTTTGGAACCCCGTCCACCTAGAGAGGATGATGAGGAAGATTTTCTAGTTGAGAATCCAGAAGAGCATCATGTAGATTTGGTTGAGCCATTTAAGAAATCAGTGATACAAATAGCCCGTGAG ACGAGTGTGGTTACCACAAGGCGTATCCTTGAAAGACTTGCTGTTCATTTCGCTTCACAACGCATAGCATGGAAACTTCTGAAGG ATGTTCCCAAATCCGCAATTCGGAAGGCAGCAAGGAAAATGCCAACTTGTACATTCTGTTTTTGTGTTAGCAGAACCACCCTCAGAG GACATCTCCTCGGAGTTGTAGCTTCATGGGCTGTTCAAGTTGGCATCAATATCTATGGATTTCTTTATACAATAACTAAATCCAAGAATGACAGTGATGCAACAATTGATACAACAGAGGAAATTAAGACACTTGGAAAGAAGGTTTATGGTACCAGTGTCCGATGTGTTTCCTCACTCGTTTTTGCTTCTATCGGAGCTGGCATTGGAGCTACGTTGATTCGTCCCTCAACGGGGCAGTGGGTTG GGTGTTTGCTTGGGGATTTAGGAGGACCAATTATTGTTACATTCTGTTTCGAGAAACTTGGTTGGCCACTCTAA
- the LOC125208986 gene encoding uncharacterized protein LOC125208986, which translates to MEGGITAEDLSTIGGIATVSLLHSFIPTHWLPFSIVGRAQKWTLSRTLLVTAFGAVLHVLSTSLLGITAITITNTIAGEETVHKLASLLLIFLGGGYIVLFLTGKGGHSHSHNQPMEKMAVAGLVLVPALSPCATTLPVFLAVGNSSSMMVLAIIVLLFSTITVMTSLVALSFYGASQLKFHWVERYDKLLVGSVLCLVGVLTLIFHDHDGEAGSNGEHLHRKIISL; encoded by the exons ATGGAGGGTGGAATTACGGCGGAGGACTTGTCGACGATCGGCGGCATAGCCACCGTCTCGCTGCTGCACTCCTTCATCCCTACACATTGGCTCCCGTTTTCCATTGTCGGCCGCGCTCAGAAATGGACTCTCTCTCGCACTCTTCTCGTCA CTGCATTTGGAGCAGTATTGCATGTTCTATCCACTTCGCTACTCGGCATAACAGCAATCACCATAACAAACACTATAGCTGGAGAGGAAACTGTGCATAAACTTGCATCTTTGTTGCTGATTTTTCTTGGTGGTGGTTACATCGTGTTATTTCTGACTGGAAAGGGTGGTCATAGCCATTCTCACAATCAACCTATGGAAAAAATGGCTGTTGCCGGTCTTGTTCTCGTCCCTGCATTGTCTCCTTGTGCAACCACTCTTCCAGTATTTCTTGCTGTTGGAAACTCATCCTCGATGATGGTGCTTGCCATCATAGTCCTGTTATTCAG CACGATAACTGTAATGACGTCGCTAGTGGCTCTCTCATTTTACGGTGCAAGTCAGCTCAAGTTTCACTGGGTGGAACGCTACGACAAGCTTCTTGTAGGATCAGTTCTATGTTTAGTCGGAGTTCTGACCCTCATTTTCCACGATCATGATGGAGAAGCTGGTTCAAACGGAGAGCATTTGCATCGGAAAATAATCTCTTTGTAA